A genomic stretch from Setaria viridis chromosome 1, Setaria_viridis_v4.0, whole genome shotgun sequence includes:
- the LOC117866286 gene encoding cold shock domain-containing protein 4, whose protein sequence is MAAAARQRGTVKWFNDTKGFGFISPEDGSEDLFVHQSSIKSEGFRSLAEGEEVEFSVTEGDDGRTKAVDVTGPDGSFVKGGSGGGGGGFGSRGGTGSGGGGRSYGGSWGGGRRSGAGVGAGACYKCGEPGHMARDCPSADGGGGYGGGGGGGSGCFKCGEPGHIARDCPSGGGGGYGGGGYGGGYGGGGGGGGGGACYNCGQTGHMARDCSSGGGGGGGGGRFGGGGGGGDRSCYNCGEAGHIARDCRA, encoded by the coding sequence atggcggcggcggcgaggcagcgTGGGACGGTGAAGTGGTTCAATGACACCAAGGGCTTCGGCTTCATCTCCCCCGAGGACGGCAGCGAGGACCTCTTCGTCCACCAGTCGTCGATCAAGTCCGAGGGCTTCCGCTCCCTCGCCGAGGGCGAGGAGGTCGAGTTCTCCGTCACGGAGGGCGACGACGGCCGCACCAAGGCCGTCGACGTCACCGGCCCCGACGGATCCTTCGTCAAGGgcggttccggcggcggcgggggaggcttCGGCTCCCGCGGCGGGACCGGatctggcggtggcggccgcagCTACGGCGGCAGctggggcggcgggaggagatccggcgccggggtcggcgccggcgcctgctACAAGTGCGGGGAGCCCGGCCACATGGCTAGGGACTGCCCCAgcgctgacggcggcggcgggtatggcggaggcggcggcggcggcagtggatgCTTCAAGTGCGGGGAGCCTGGCCACATAGCCAGGGACTgccccagcggcggcggcggcggctatggCGGCGGTGGCTACGGAGgaggctacggcggcggcggcggtggtggtggcggcggcgcctgctACAACTGCGGCCAGACCGGCCACATGGCGAGGGactgctccagcggcggcggcggcggcggcggcggcggccggtttggcggtggcggcggcggcggcgaccgctcCTGCTACAACTGCGGCGAGGCCGGCCACATCGCCCGCGACTGCCGCGCGTGA
- the LOC117862550 gene encoding glutamate--tRNA ligase, chloroplastic/mitochondrial — MAATTLLAGSPWLRLRLRADAPARPFARHIHLGRALSARARVRASSAAADAEPAGPVRVRFAPSPTGNLHVGGARTALFNYLFARSKGGRFVLRVEDTDLERSTRKSEEAVLADLAWLGLQWDEGPDVGGEFGPYRQSERNSLYKQYAEKLLDSGAVYRCFCSNEELEQMKEVAKQRQLPPVYMGKWATASDVEVEQELEKGTPYTYRFRVPKEGSLKINDLIRGEVSWNLDTLGDFVIMRSNGQPVYNFCVTVDDATMQISHVIRAEEHLPNTLRQALIYKALGFPMPSFAHVSLILAPDKSKLSKRHGATSVGQYKEMGYLPQAMVNYLALLGWGDGTENEFFTIDDLVEKFTINRVNKSGAVFDATKLKWMNGQHLRSFPPDELIKALEDRWKKTCILQESESGFAKEAAELLKDGIDLITEADAALTNLLSYPLHATLSSDEAKPVVQDKISEVASGLISAYDSGELTQALAEGRDGWQKWVKGFGKSLKRKGKGLFMPLRVLLTGKLHGPDMGGSIALIHKAGICGAVTQSNFVTLDERFRILKEVDWESLVKEHESPAESAVPAAS, encoded by the exons ATGGCGGCGACCACGCTGCTGGCGGGCTCGCCGTGGCTGCGCCTGCGCCTCCGCGCGGACGCGCCCGCGCGCCCCTTCGCCCGCCACATCCACCTCGGCCGGGCCCtctccgcccgcgcccgcgtccgcgcctcctccgccgccgccgacgctgaGCCCGCCGGCCCCGTCCGCGTCCGCTTCGCGCCTTCGCCCACGGGCAACCTCCACGTCGGCGGCGCCCGCACCGCGCTCTTCAACTACCTCTTCGCGCGCTCCAAGGGCGGACGGTTCGTGCTCCGCGTCGAGGACACCGACCTCGAGCGATCCACCAGGAAGTCCGAGGAGGCCGTACTCGCCGACCTCGCGTGGCTCGGACTCCAGTGGGACGAAG GTCCGGATGTTGGCGGGGAGTTTGGGCCTTATCGCCAATCAGAGCGGAATTCGCTGTACAAGCAGTATGCTGAGAAGCTTTTGGACTCTGGTGCGGTTTACCGCTGCTTTTGCTCCAATGAG GAACTTGAGCAAATGAAGGAAGTCGCGAAGCAGAGGCAGCTTCCTCCTGTATACATGGGCAAGTGGGCAACTGCTTCAGACGTCGAAGTGGAGCAGGAGCTAGAGAAGGGGACACCTTACACTTATCGGTTCCGTGTGCCAAAGGAAGGGTCATTGAAAATTAATGACCTTATTCGTGGAGAG GTCAGTTGGAACTTAGACACGCTGGGTGATTTTGTGATTATGAGAAGCAATGGACAACCTGTGTATAACTTCTGTGTGACGGTTGACGATGCTACCATGCAAATCTCTCATGTTATCAG AGCTGAAGAGCATTTACCAAACACACTGCGGCAAGCTCTGATTTATAAA GCTCTTGGATTTCCAATGCCTTCATTTGCCCATGTGTCACTTATTCTCGCTCCTGACAAAAGCAAACTGTCAAAACGTCATGGAGCTACATCTGTGGGGCAG TATAAAGAGATGGGCTATCTACCTCAGGCAATGGTAAATTATTTAGCACTATTGGGCTGGGGTGATGGTACTGAAAATGAGTTCTTCACTATTGATGATCTAG TTGAAAAATTCACTATCAATCGTGTCAATAAAAGTGGAGCAGTATTTGATGCAACAAAATTAAA ATGGATGAATGGACAGCATTTAAGATCATTTCCACCAGATGAACTCATCAAGGCTTTAGAAGATCGGTGGAAGAAAACATGCATTCTCCAAGAATCTGAAAGTGGTTTTGCTAAG GAAGCTGCCGAGCTTTTGAAGGATGGTATTGATCTGATAACAGAGGCTGATGCAGCTCTTACAAATTTGTTGTCATATCCCCTTCATGCTACTTTAAGCAG TGATGAAGCTAAACCTGTGGTGCAAGACAAGATTTCCGAGGTTGCTTCGGGTCTTATTTCTGCATACGATAGCGGTGAACTCACTCAAGCACTAGCTGAAGGCCGTGATGGTTGGCAAAAGTGGGTGAAAGGTTTTGGCAAatctctaaaaagaaag GGCAAAGGGCTCTTTATGCCGCTCCGAGTACTGTTGACCGGGAAGCTTCATGGGCCTGATATGGGTGGCAGCATCGCCCTTATACACAAAGCTGGCATCTGTGGAGCGGTGACTCAGTCGAATTTTGTAACTCTAGATGAGCGGTTCAGGATTCTCAAGGAGGTTGACTGGGAATCGCTGGTGAAGGAGCATGAGTCCCCTGCTGAATCAGCTGTCCCCGCTGCTTCATAG
- the LOC117846067 gene encoding bifunctional protein FolD 4, chloroplastic, with the protein MASSILSDCSSARLLPLRRALLPQRVPRIRPCPALASSRRLFAAARPQLLPRPPRMDSVPAAAASSAESATVAADASAKVIDGKLVAKQVREEIAVEVTKMKDVIGIVPGLAVILVGSRKDSQTYVRNKKKACEAVGIKSYEVNLPEDSSEEEVIQHIASFNSDPSVHGILVQLPLPRHMNDENVLNAVSIEKDVDGFHPLNIGRLAMQGRDPFFVPCTPKGCMELLHRYGVEIKGKRAVVIGRSNIVGMPAALLLQKANATVSIVHSQTKNPEEITRQADIIIAAVGVANLVRGNWIKSGAAIIDVGINPVDDPESPRGYRLVGDVCYEEASKVAGAITPVPGGVGPMTIAMLLSNTLESAKRIHNFK; encoded by the exons ATGGCGTCCTCCATACTCTCCGACTGCTcctccgcccgcctcctccctctccgccgcgcgctcctccCGCAGCGGGTGCCCCGCATCCGCCCCTGCCCGGCTCTAGCTTCCTCCAGGCgcctcttcgccgccgcccgaccgcaGCTGCTCCCGCGCCCGCCCCGCATGGATTcggtgcccgccgccgccgcctcctccgctgaGTCAG CAACCGTCGCAGCTGATGCATCTGCCAAAGTGATTGATGGGAAGCTAGTGGCGAAGCAAGTGAGAGAAGAAATAGCTGTTGAGGTCACCAAGATGAAGGATGTGATCGGCATAGTGCCTGGCCTGGCAGTCATTCTTGTTGGATCAAGGAAGGATTCACAAACTTATGTGCGGAACAAGAAGAAAGCGTGTGAAGCGGTTGGTATAAAGTCGTATGAGGTCAACTTGCCAGAGGACAGTTCCGAGGAGGAGGTTATCCAGCACATAGCAAGCTTTAATAGTGACCCATCTGTGCATGGCATCTTGGTTCAGCTGCCGTTACCTCGG CATATGAACGATGAGAACGTTTTGAATGCTGTCAGTATTGAAAAGGATGTTGATGGCTTTCATCCCCTGAACATTGGACGACTTGCGATGCAAGGTCGAGATCCATTCTTTGTTCCTTGCACCCCAAAAGGATGCATGGAGTTGCTGCACAGATATGGAGTTGAAATAAAAGGGAAGAGAGCTGTCGTAATCGGAAGAAGCAATATTGTTGGGATGCCTGCTGCATTGTTGTTGCAA AAAGCAAATGCAACTGTCAGCATTGTGCATTCACAAACTAAGAACCCTGAGGAAATAACAAGACAGGCGGATATAATCATCGCAGCTGTTGGAGTTGCGAACTTGGTCAGAGGGAATTGGATAAAATCTGGAGCAGCTATTATTGATGTTGGCATCAACCCAGTTGAT GACCCAGAAAGCCCTCGGGGTTATAGGCTCGTCGGAGATGTCTGTTACGAGGAGGCCTCCAAGGTTGCTGGAGCGATCACACCGGTTCCTGGTGGTGTTGGGCCGATGACCATTGCAATGCTTTTGTCAAACACACTTGAGTCAGCTAAAAGAATCCACAATTTTAAATAA
- the LOC117846077 gene encoding rac-like GTP-binding protein 6: MSASRFIKCVTVGDGAVGKTCMLISYTSNTFPTDYVPTVFDNFSANVVVDGNTVNLGLWDTAGQEDYNRLRPLSYRGADVFLLAFSLISKASYENVSKKWIPELKHYAPGVPIILVGTKLDLRDDKQFFVDHPGAVPITTAQGEELRKQIGAPYYIECSSKTQLNVKGVFDAAIKVVLQPPKAKKKKKAQRGACSIL, translated from the exons ATGAGCGCGTCCAGGTTCATAAAGTGCGTCACGGTCGGGGACGGCGCCGTCGGCAAGACCTGCATGCTCATCTCCTACACCTCCAACACCTTCCCCACC GACTATGTTCCGACGGTGTTTGACAACTTCAGTGCGAACGTTGTGGTTGATGGTAACACTGTCAACCTCGGGCTATGGGATACTGCAG GTCAAGAGGATTACAACAGACTGAGACCACTGAGCTATCGTGGAGCTGATGTTTTCCTTCTGGCCTTCTCACTGATCAGTAAGGCTAGTTATGAGAATGTTTCAAAGAAG TGGATACCTGAACTGAAGCATTATGCACCCGGTGTGCCAATAATTCTCGTGGGGACAAAGCTTG ATCTTCGAGATGACAAGCAGTTCTTTGTGGACCACCCTGGTGCTGTTCCTATCACTACTGCTCAG GGAGAGGAGCTAAGAAAGCAAATAGGCGCGCCATACTACATCGAATGCAGCTCAAAGACCCAACTA AACGTAAAGGGTGTCTTCGATGCGGCGATAAAGGTTGTGCTGCAGCCACccaaggcgaagaagaagaaaaaggcgcAGAGGGGGGCGTGCTCCATTTTGTGA
- the LOC117846087 gene encoding ubiquitin-conjugating enzyme E2 28: protein MALRRIIKELKDLQRDPPTSCSAGPVSDDIFHWQATIIGPSDSPYSGGVFLVTIHFPPDYPFKPPKVAFKTKVFHPNINSNGNICLDILKEQWSPALTISKVLLSICSLLTDPNPDDPLVPEIAHMCKTDRLRYESTARGWTQKYAMG from the exons ATGGCGCTGCGGAGAATCATCAAGGAGCTCAAGGACCTGCAGAGGGATCCACCGACGTCCTGCAGCGCAG GCCCTGTGTCTGATGACATATTCCACTGGCAAGCGACGATCATCGGCCCCAGCGACAGCCCCTACTCTGGAGGCGTGTTCCTGGTCACCATCCACTTCCCTCCAGACTATCCATTCAAGCCTCCCAAG GTGGCGTTCAAGACGAAGGTGTTCCACCCGAACATTAACAGCAACGGCAACATCTGCCTGGACATTCTCAAGGAGCAGTGGAGCCCGGCGCTGACCATCTCCAAGGTCCTGCTCTCCATTTGCTCGCTGCTGACGGACCCAAACCCGGACGACCCGCTGGTGCCGGAGATCGCGCACATGTGCAAGACCGACCGCCTCAGATACGAGTCCACGGCAAGGGGGTGGACGCAGAAGTACGCCATGGGCTAG